One stretch of Toxoplasma gondii ME49 chromosome XI, whole genome shotgun sequence DNA includes these proteins:
- a CDS encoding Smg-4/UPF3 family protein (encoded by transcript TGME49_315720) — MPPREAPTSRPRGERPEFASGGSSSATGVAPRRSFVPGMILTKQLLIPVKSTSPSYAAGSAARDKNTATPARPPSTSRSSLSASSSSSSSASSSTSSSSSALSSSSSSAFSSSSPSQHRGQQPSSVLSSVSAGAASSARPGEDGRASRGVCSRGDSRGGDKLGVSNQAPSRNSPAGLGADAASGGRRGEREPRAPQIFRGGREAREQKPSNLSRGRDIPATSAERGGDGASDRGGCPKQEEARGSETRDRGDTGENDAKGGKPSEDTTSENVQATTQAYKAKTKTKVVVRLLPPSAREEDLLELVAAPLQGKMSWTRFVPGRQQKSDVPSRNSTWYVNFSTEEDADDFIKSFHGKVFVDERHNTFKAVARLAPYQKVPRKTGPDRREGSLAKDPLYVNFLQALKDGTAFESHAAPPGSEELETVVDDDGVTLSSLVLALREKYGVKTFVKGCPYTLAMWRRTFAVSGSEEEDLEASGDRNEVERRDEKSAVRRRGKGSAKTARETQRTPAAASSVQTASGPPGASGARSLRPGPSPSSTQSNSSDTSRSTAHQGTTGSEARGVWRALLGIQKRPTTAGGSAKPANEPQAKASIS, encoded by the exons ATGCCTCCTCGAGAAGCGCCGACGAGCCGCCCACGAGGCGAGAGGCCAGAGTTCGCTTCCGGAGGATCTTCCTCTGCGACGGGAGTCGCTCCGCGGCGTTCCTTTGTTCCAGGAATGATTTTAACCAAGCAGCTGCTCATCCCTGTCAAGTCGACTTCTCCCTCGTACGCTGCAGGCAGTGCTGCGCGAGACAAAAACACAGCGACGCCCGCTCGACCTCCCTCCACCTCGcgctcgagtctctctgcatcttcttcctcttcctcttctgcgtcgtcttctacctcttcgtcgtcttctgctctctcttcttcttcgtcttctgctttttcttcttcgtctccctctcagCACCGGGGCCAGCAGCCTTCGTCCGTTCTCTCATCCGTTTCTGCGGGTGCGGCGTCTTCTGCGCGACCGGGAGAAGATGGCCGCGCGTCTCGCGGGGTGTGCAGCCGAGGAGACTCTCGCGGCGGAGACAAGCTAGGAGTCTCGAACCAGGCGCCTTCACGGAACTCGCCAGCTGGCCTCGGAGCAGACGCGGCGTCTGGCGGCCGgcggggggagagagagcctAGGGCGCCACAGATCTTtcgcggaggcagagaagcgagagagcagaagccgTCGAACTTAAGCCGCGGTCGAGACATACCGGCGACGTCGGCGGAGcgcggaggagacggcgcGTCGGACCGAGGAGGCTGCCCGAAGCAAGAGGAAGCCAGAGGGAGCGAGacacgagacagaggagacactggagagaacgacgcgaAGGGAGGGAAGCCGAGTGAAGACACAACCTCCGAGAATGTGCAAGCGACGACCCAAGCCTACAAGGCCAAGACGAAGACCAAGG tcGTCGTACGGCTGCTCCCGCCCTCCGCGCGCGAGGAAGATCTCCTCGAACTCGTCGCGGCACCCCTCCAGGGGAAAATGTCGTGGACGCGCTTCGTCCCTGGCCGCCAACA GAAATCGGATGTCCCCAGTCGGAACAGCACCTGGTACGTCAACTTTTCAACTGAAGAGGACGCGGACGACTTCATCAAGAGTTTCCAC GGAAAGGTGtttgtcgatgaacgccaCAATACTTTCAAGGCCGTGGCGCGCCTCGCGCCCTACCAGAAGGTTCCGCGAAAAACAGGGCCTGACCGTCGTGAAGGGAGCCTTGCAAAGG aTCCACTCTACGTCAACTTCTTGCAAGCTCTCAAAGACGGCACAGCGTTTGAATCGCACGCGGCTCCACCGGGCTCGGAGGAACTCGAGACTGTCGTCGATG ACGATGGGGTGAcactctcttccctcgttctcGCGCTGAGAGAAAAGTACGGTGTCAAAACCTTCGTGAAA GGGTGTCCGTACACTCTGGCCATGTGGCGTCGTACCTTCGCTGTGAGCGGTTCGGAGGAGGAA GACCTCGAGGCTTCTGGTGACCGCAACGAggtcgagaggagagacgaaaagagcgCCGTCCGCCGCCGCGGAAAAGGATCAGCGAAAACGGCTCGAGAAACCCAGCGCACGCCCGCTGCTGCGTCGAGTGTACAGACTGCCTCAGGGCCTCCAGGAGCCTCTGGAGCGAGGAGCCTCCGGCCTGGACCCTCGCCGTCTTCAACGCAGTCGAACTCTTCTGATACCTCTCGCTCCACTGCC CACCAAGGAACAACGGGCAGTGAAGCTCGAGGAGTCTGGCGCGCTCTGCTGGGAATTCAGAAGAGACCCACCACAGCCGGTGGCTCCGCGAAACCTGCGAACGAGCCACAAGCAAAGGCGTCTATCTCGTGA
- a CDS encoding apical membrane antigen 1 protein (encoded by transcript TGME49_315730), which produces MPTESRSILARAEETRCRHLSRLLRAGLVFLLCDVLTSCLATPELQNTVIRSSKAHHLQLLFSSRSTPAVKFPLDATLSAPNSFGEQEARSVEAVKQNPWATTTAFADFMKRFNIPQVHGSGIFVDLGRDTEGYREVGGKCPVFGKAIQMHQPAEYSNNFLDDAPTSNDASKKPLPGGFNNPQVYTSGQKFSPIDDSLLQERLGTAGPKTAIGRCALYAYSTIAVNPSTNYTSTYKYPFVYDAVSRKCYVLSVSAQLLKGEKYCSVNGTPSGLTWACFEPVKEKSSARALVYGSAFVAEGNPDAWQSACPNDAVKDALFGKWEDGQCVPFDTKTSVQSDQATNKEECWKRVFANPLVASDAPTTYPEAAQKNWNDFWPVHEQSSPKSGGFGANWANFYLEKESGETICAIFDQVPDCFAPITGAVAYTALGSSTEVNLPQCDSASFIPIEGPCNNCVQVVTECVGNQFDQTSKACCTEPEIIPPVKPPVEPPVEPPVEPPVEPPVEPPVEPPVEPPVEPPVEPPVVEPPTEPSVPEPEPPVVLPPTPGEGGGGGTSGDETVEKEGSGGNTALIAGSVLGMLIILALVGTCVGFYYRKRPLPPTERPTVEASGGREVEGPSDVAVPPDHSWWGEGEHETESLLGSRAVDAEF; this is translated from the exons ATGCCTACAGAATCTCGAAGTATCTTGGCTAGGGCGGAAGAGACCAGATGTCGGCATCTTTCGAGGCTGCTTCGCGCCggtcttgtttttctcttgtgcGACGTACTCACGTCGTGCCTCGCTACACCGGAACTGCAGAACACGGTCATCAGGTCTTCCAAAGCTCACCACCTCCagttgctcttctcttcccgcaGCACTCCGGCGGTGAAGTTCCCGCTGGACGCCACACTCAGTGCGCCTAACTCCTTTGGTGAACAGGAAGCACGCTCTGTCGAAGCCGTGAAGCAGAACCCATGGGCAACGACGACTGCTTTTGCTGACTTTATGAAAAGGTTCAACATTCCACAGGTTCACG GTTCTGGAATTTTCGTCGATCTCGGTCGCGACACTGAAGGTTACCGGGAGGTGGGGGGCAAGTGCCCTGTTTTCGGAAAAGCTATACAAATGCATCAGCCGGCTGAATACTCGAACAATTTTCTCGACGACGCCCCTACCAGCAACGATGCCTCAAAGAAGCCATTGCCCGGCGGCTTCAACAATCCACAAGTGTACACCTCGGGCCAGAAGTTTTCCCCTATTGATGACTCTCTCTTGCAGGAGAGACTCGGAA CGGCGGGGCCCAAAACGGCGATTGGTCGGTGCGCCTTGTACGCCTACTCGACCATTGCCGTCAACCCGAGCACAAACTACACCAGCACATACAAGTACCCGTTCGTTTATGATGCAGTATCACGAAAGTGCTATGTTCTTTCTGTCAGTGCCCAGCTGCTGAAGGGTGAAAAGTACTGCTCGGTCAACGGAACGCCCAGTGGTTTGACGTGGGCCTGCTTCGAGCCCGTGAAGGAAAAAAGCAGTGCAAGAGCGTTAGTGTACGGATCTGCATTTGTGGCCGAAGGCAACCCGGACGCATGGCAATCGGCTTGCC CGAACGACGCTGTCAAGGACGCACTCTTCGGCAAATGGGAGGATGGCCAGTGCGTGCCATTCGACACTAAAACCTCAGTACAATCGGATCAAGCGACAAACAAAGAAGAGTGCTGGAAGCGAGTTTTCGCCAATCCCCTGGTCGCATCCGACGCCCCGACCACTTACCCAGAAGCCGCCCAAAAGAACTGGAACGATTTTTGGCCAGTGCATGAACAGTCCAGTCCAAAATCAG GTGGATTTGGCGCGAACTGGGCGAACTTTTACCTAGAAAAGGAAAGTGGCGAGACAATTTGCGCTATCTTCGACCAAGTACCAGACTGCTTTGCTCCCATAACTGGTGCGGTTGCTTACACAGCCCTAGGCTCTTCGACAGAGGTTAATCTTCCCCAGTGTGACTCGGCTTCCTTTATTCCGATCGAGGGGCCTTGTAACAACTGCGTTCAGGTGGTGACCGA ATGCGTTGGGAATCAGTTCGACCAAACCTCAAAGGCGTGCTGCACCGAACCAGAGATTATCCCTCCTGTAAAACCGCCTGTAGAACCGCCTGTAGAACCTCCAGTAGAACCGCCTGTAGAACCACCAGTGGAACCGCCTGTAGAACCACCGGTGGAACCGCCTGTAGAACCGCCTGTAGAACCTCCGGTAGTGGAGCCACCCACGGAGCCATCCGTGCCTGAACCAGAGCCTCCAGTGGTGTTACCGCCGACACCAGGAGAgggtggaggcggcggaaCGTCAGGCGACGAGActgtggagaaagaaggcagcg GTGGCAACACTGCACTTATCGCCGGGAGCGTCCTAGGAATGCTCATAATATTAGCTCTAGTAGGAACCTGTGTTGGATTCTACTACAG GAAACGGCCACTTCCCCCGACTGAGCGTCCTACGGTCGAAGCTTCCGGAGGTAGAGAGGTAGAAGGGCCTAGCGATGTTGCAGTGCCACCGGACCATTCCTGGTGGGGCG AGGGAGAGCATGAAACAGAGTCACTTCTGGGTTCCAGGGCCGTCGACGCAGAGTTCTAG
- the SRS54 gene encoding SAG-related sequence SRS54 (encoded by transcript TGME49_315740~Gene product name based on ToxoDB Community Expert Annotation.): MASVARCVVPVPSDLVPRREMQPTQGWRVKRAFPLISGVGLTLVFIQIASGLFNAAPVIVIAGAEGQTSTTLACAEDAQHSKISCTCTPGTVEKRTPATAVTHEVTVSGNKSELQLECKTNFNFVPKDDTGKKVCPPGKEICDCKNESHCVPIDPFFTGTTTTLAWKRVGTSKRENSDTKSLTIPAENFPYVDGKFLVGCTGSSESPAPCALTVNIEARASVTNDHTVTCAYGNKSNKEHQAITIKPSQNSFTLVCGDKGEILPKNYVTTYCATQAGQHASDDCKGDYKSILPAYTEKWWKENPTGSFVFEIPPGDFPEVPVNLTLSCQQKTTRQSSIRDTDSNASDKPSVCTVDVTIENGPNSSASATGFLSLTMGSFAAVTALTYTA, translated from the coding sequence ATGGCATCCGTTGCTCGCTGTGTGGTCCCGGTTCCGTCCGACCTTGTTCCTCGGAGGGAAATGCAACCCACACAGGGATGGAGAGTGAAGCGGGCCTTTCCACTTATTTCTGGGGTTGGCCTCACGCTTGTTTTTATTCAAATTGCGTCTGGTTTGTTCAACGCCGCGCCTGTCATTGTGATTGCCGGAGCCGAAGGCCAGACTTCCACTACTCTGGCATGTGCTGAAGATGCTCAACACAGCAAGATCAGCTGTACCTGCACACCTGGCACTGTTGAAAAACGTACTCCCGCTACTGCAGTCACACACGAAGTAACCGTGTCGGGAAACAAAAGTGAATTACAGCTGGAGTGCAAGACCAATTTCAATTTTGTACCGAAAGATGACACGGGCAAGAAAGTCTGTCCACCAGGCAAGGAAATCTGCGATTGCAAAAATGAAAGCCACTGTGTTCCTATCGATCCGTTCTTCACTGGTACCACTACCACTCTTGCCTGGAAGAGAGTAGGCACATCCAAGAGGGAGAATTCAGACACGAAGTCACTCACTATACCAGCAGAAAACTTCCCGTATGTCGATGGAAAGTTCCTTGTGGGTTGCACGGGGTCCAGTGAGTCTCCTGCCCCATGCGCATTGACTGTGAACATCGAGGCGAGAGCATCTGTGACGAATGATCATACTGTCACATGCGCCTACGGAAACAAGAGTAACAAAGAACATCAAGCTATCACTATCAAACCATCGCAGAACAGCTTCACCCTGGTGTGCGGTGACAAGGGAGAAATTCTGCCGAAAAACTACGTTACAACTTACTGCGCTACCCAAGCTGGACAGCACGCCAGCGACGATTGCAAAGGGGATTACAAGTCAATTCTCCCTGCCTACACAGAGAAATGGTGGAAGGAAAACCCCACTGGGTCCTTTGTTTTCGAGATTCCGCCCGGTGACTTCCCGGAAGTGCCGGTAAATCTTACGTTGAGCTGTCAACAAAAAACAACACGTCAATCTTCAATTCGAGACACGGACAGCAATGCATCAGACAAACCCAGCGTCTGCACTGTTGATGTGACGATTGAGAATGGACCGAATTCGTCTGCGTCGGCCACGGGATTTTTGTCCCTGACTATGGGAAGTTTCGCGGCAGTTACTGCGTTGACATACACTGCTTGA
- a CDS encoding hypothetical protein (encoded by transcript TGME49_315750), whose amino-acid sequence MSSQTGIQSADGAEQQVTAGLERSQTLESTGVPQLSLARLFSPEGSFVMAPEVTPETPVRRATLASMPSEMFRSESLRHSLSSKSVAAVDLLEEMASEERVAIANQSGDYRVKLTGPDGEIPVNIWDLSLYPLWPFDHYQSLRREYLETRAKPERTPEEEKYIPPHPGVDYIYNDCPYMSHTGKMDFLSMSAHCILEDGSRLPADIDKSLRPRPFFSDGGSIRCAWFGSGK is encoded by the exons ATGTCTTCGCAAACTGGCATACAATCTGCTGATGGAGCAGAGCAACAGGTCACTGCAGGCCTAGAGCGCTCTCAGACTCTAGAGAGCACTGGGGTGCCACAACTTTCGCTAGCGCGTTTATTTTCCCCTGAAGGTTCGTTCGTAATGGCACCAGAAGTCACACCAGAAACTCCTGTGAGGCGGGCGACTCTCGCCTCGATGCCATCGGAGATGTTTCGCTCTGAAAGCCTAAGACACTCTCTTTCGTCGAAATCTGTAGCGGCCGTGGATCTCCTGGAGGAAATGGCTAGCGAAGAAAGAGTGGCTATTGCGAACCAAAGCGGCGACTACAGAGTCAAACTCACGGGCC CCGACGGAGAAATCCCTGTAAACATCTGGGATTTGTCGCTGTACCCATTGTGGCCGTTTGATCACTACCAGTCACTACGGAGAGAGTACCTTGAGACCAGG GCAAAACCCGAACGAACGcccgaagaggagaaataCATTCCTCCCCATCCGGGAGTGGACTACATCTACAACGATTGCCCCTACATGTCCCATACGGGGAAAATGGACTTTCTGAGCATGAGTGCACACTGCATTTTGGAGGATGGATCTCGCCTGCCGGCAGACATCGATAAGTCGCTTCGCCCACGCCCCTTCTTTTCCGATGGAGGAAGCATCAGATGTGCATGGTTCGGCAGTGGAAAGTAA